The following are from one region of the Baumannia cicadellinicola str. Hc (Homalodisca coagulata) genome:
- a CDS encoding F0F1 ATP synthase subunit epsilon, translating to MTIKTYHLYVVSAEKQIFSGLVEKIQVTGIEGDLGIFPRHTPLLTQIKPGLIYLVTEDGKTEYIYISGGILEVQLNIVTVLADTAIRGEDLDEKRAINSKLQAQENIKNLNYDMSYTQASVELAKALAKLRVIKLIKKAI from the coding sequence ATGACTATAAAAACATATCATTTATATGTTGTTAGTGCTGAGAAACAAATTTTTTCAGGTCTAGTAGAAAAAATACAAGTTACAGGTATTGAGGGTGATTTAGGTATTTTTCCAAGACATACACCATTACTAACACAAATTAAACCTGGTTTAATATATCTTGTTACAGAAGATGGTAAAACAGAATATATTTATATCTCAGGTGGCATACTTGAAGTTCAGCTTAATATTGTTACCGTACTAGCTGATACTGCCATTCGCGGTGAAGATCTTGATGAAAAAAGAGCAATAAATTCTAAGCTTCAAGCTCAAGAAAATATCAAAAATTTAAACTATGATATGAGCTATACTCAAGCTTCAGTAGAACTTGCTAAAGCTCTTGCTAAATTACGAGTAATTAAACTAATAAAAAAAGCAATATAG
- the atpD gene encoding F0F1 ATP synthase subunit beta yields MTTGKIIQVIGAVVDVEFPQNIVPKVYNALEVTNGKNKLILEVEQQLGSGIVRCIAMGVSEGLRRGLTVIDLGHAIKVPVGKSTLSRIMNVLGEPIDMKGIINAEEHWSIHRSAPRYEELALSQEILETGIKVIDLMCPLVKGGKAGLFGGAGVGKTVNMMELIRNIAIEHAGYSVFTGVGERTREGNDFYHEMKDSNVLDKVSLVYGQMNEPPGNRFRVALTGLTIAEKFRDEGHDVLLFIDNIYRYTLAGAEVSALLGRMPSAVGYQPTLSEEMGLLQERITSTKYGSITSIQAVYVPADDLTDPAPATTFSHLDATIVLSRQIASLGIYPAIDPLESTSRQLDPLVVGQKHYDVALGVQGILQRYQELKDIIAILGIDELSEDDKMVVSRARKIQRFLSQPFFVAEVFTGSQGKYVSLQETISGFEDIINGKYDHLPEQKFYMIGSINEAMTKE; encoded by the coding sequence ATGACGACGGGAAAGATTATACAAGTTATCGGTGCCGTAGTCGATGTTGAGTTTCCGCAAAATATCGTACCCAAAGTTTATAATGCACTAGAAGTTACTAATGGAAAGAATAAACTAATCCTAGAAGTTGAACAACAATTAGGTAGTGGTATTGTTCGTTGTATAGCAATGGGAGTTTCTGAAGGTTTACGTCGAGGATTAACAGTTATTGATTTAGGCCATGCAATTAAAGTACCAGTTGGTAAATCAACCTTAAGTCGTATTATGAATGTCCTTGGTGAACCTATTGACATGAAAGGAATAATTAATGCAGAAGAACATTGGTCTATTCATCGATCTGCTCCTCGTTATGAAGAATTAGCTCTTTCACAAGAAATTTTAGAAACTGGTATTAAAGTTATTGACTTAATGTGTCCCCTTGTTAAGGGAGGTAAAGCAGGTCTATTCGGTGGAGCTGGTGTTGGTAAAACAGTAAATATGATGGAACTAATCCGTAATATTGCTATTGAGCATGCTGGTTATTCAGTATTTACTGGAGTAGGTGAGCGTACCCGGGAAGGAAATGATTTTTATCATGAAATGAAAGATTCCAATGTTCTTGATAAAGTATCACTCGTTTATGGACAGATGAATGAACCACCAGGTAATCGATTTAGAGTAGCGTTAACTGGTTTAACTATAGCTGAAAAATTTCGTGATGAAGGCCATGATGTATTACTATTTATCGATAATATTTACCGTTATACTTTAGCTGGAGCAGAAGTATCTGCGCTTCTAGGGCGTATGCCTTCAGCCGTAGGATATCAACCAACACTATCAGAAGAAATGGGACTATTACAGGAACGCATTACATCTACAAAATATGGTTCTATTACGTCTATACAAGCCGTTTATGTCCCTGCAGATGATTTAACCGATCCTGCGCCAGCTACAACTTTCTCTCATCTTGATGCTACTATTGTACTTAGTCGTCAGATAGCTTCTTTAGGTATTTATCCAGCTATTGATCCCCTAGAATCAACTAGTCGTCAGTTAGATCCATTAGTAGTAGGTCAAAAACATTATGATGTTGCTCTTGGTGTCCAAGGCATTTTACAGCGATATCAAGAACTTAAAGATATTATTGCTATACTTGGTATAGATGAACTATCCGAAGATGATAAGATGGTTGTTTCTCGTGCCCGCAAAATTCAACGTTTTTTGTCACAACCATTTTTTGTTGCAGAAGTATTTACAGGTTCACAGGGTAAATATGTTTCGCTTCAAGAAACTATCTCTGGTTTTGAGGATATTATTAATGGTAAGTATGATCATTTACCAGAACAAAAATTTTATATGATAGGTTCTATTAACGAAGCTATGACTAAAGAATAG
- the atpG gene encoding F0F1 ATP synthase subunit gamma, whose amino-acid sequence MSNTKEIRSQIICIQNTKKITKAMEMVAVSKMRKTQERMLASLPYAEIIHKVIKHLTLGNLEYKHPYFHERKVKKIGYIVISTDRGLAGSLNINLFKQLLANMKKWNEQGITIELALVGCKAVNFFNLIGSKVIAQVTGITDDPKLSKLIGIIKVMLQAYDNEYLDKLYLVSNKFVNVISQIPQICQILPIPIEDKIDLKMKHWDYIYEPDSKLLLNILLQRYIESQVYQSVVENLASEQAARMVAMKAATENADTLMKELKIVYNKARQNSITQEINEIVAGASAV is encoded by the coding sequence ATGTCTAATACAAAAGAAATACGTAGTCAAATAATTTGTATACAAAATACAAAAAAAATAACAAAAGCCATGGAAATGGTTGCTGTATCCAAAATGCGAAAAACGCAGGAACGTATGTTAGCTAGTTTACCTTATGCAGAAATCATACATAAGGTTATTAAACATTTAACTTTAGGAAATTTAGAATATAAACATCCTTACTTTCATGAAAGAAAAGTAAAAAAAATAGGTTATATAGTAATTTCTACAGACCGCGGTTTAGCAGGAAGCTTAAATATTAATTTGTTTAAACAGCTATTAGCTAATATGAAAAAATGGAATGAACAAGGCATAACAATAGAACTAGCACTAGTTGGGTGTAAGGCTGTTAATTTTTTTAATTTAATTGGAAGTAAAGTTATTGCACAAGTTACGGGTATTACCGATGATCCTAAATTATCGAAGTTAATTGGTATAATTAAAGTGATGTTACAAGCATATGATAATGAGTATTTAGATAAACTTTATTTAGTAAGTAATAAATTTGTTAATGTAATCTCCCAAATACCACAAATTTGCCAAATTTTACCTATTCCTATTGAAGATAAAATAGATTTAAAAATGAAACATTGGGATTATATTTATGAACCAGATTCTAAACTATTACTAAATATTTTACTGCAACGTTATATAGAATCACAAGTTTATCAAAGTGTGGTTGAAAATCTTGCTAGTGAGCAAGCTGCTCGAATGGTAGCAATGAAAGCTGCAACCGAAAATGCTGATACACTAATGAAAGAATTAAAAATTGTTTATAATAAAGCTCGACAAAATAGCATTACTCAAGAAATTAATGAAATTGTAGCAGGTGCTTCAGCAGTTTAA